A genomic window from Halobellus ruber includes:
- the cobS gene encoding adenosylcobinamide-GDP ribazoletransferase gives MVLTALRGAVGFLTRLPVGGDERSWEAFRRTPVAIPLAGYVVGAVAAVPFLVPLPVPTVAALYLVTLVLLTGVTHADGLADLGDAAAVHGGVDRERRREVLNDSATGVGGALAVTVAFVTLGLGVLGLAGTRPRVAFGLALAAEVGAKVGVAVLVCTGTASHEGLGSALTEVATPTALLPVAAVVAPLLALATVPTVGGVGIPAALLAPVGVAWLVGAWARGALGGVSGDVLGAANELGRVAGVHAGVVVWTLS, from the coding sequence GTGGTTCTGACCGCGCTCCGCGGCGCCGTCGGCTTTCTGACCCGGCTGCCGGTCGGGGGCGACGAGCGCTCCTGGGAGGCGTTCCGGCGGACGCCGGTGGCGATCCCGCTTGCGGGCTACGTCGTCGGCGCCGTGGCCGCCGTCCCGTTCCTGGTGCCGCTTCCGGTGCCGACGGTCGCCGCGCTGTACCTCGTCACCCTCGTCCTTCTTACCGGTGTCACCCACGCCGACGGGCTCGCGGACCTGGGCGACGCCGCGGCGGTCCACGGCGGCGTCGACAGAGAGCGCCGCCGCGAGGTGCTGAACGACTCCGCGACCGGGGTCGGCGGCGCGCTCGCGGTGACTGTCGCGTTCGTTACCCTCGGGTTGGGCGTGCTGGGGCTGGCCGGGACGCGGCCCCGCGTCGCGTTCGGGCTGGCGCTCGCGGCGGAGGTCGGCGCGAAGGTCGGGGTCGCGGTGTTGGTCTGCACGGGGACGGCGTCCCACGAGGGGCTCGGGTCGGCGCTGACCGAGGTGGCGACCCCGACCGCGCTGCTGCCCGTCGCCGCCGTGGTCGCCCCCCTGCTGGCGCTCGCGACCGTCCCGACGGTCGGCGGCGTCGGAATCCCGGCGGCGCTTCTCGCGCCGGTCGGCGTGGCGTGGCTGGTCGGCGCGTGGGCACGGGGCGCGCTGGGCGGCGTCTCGGGCGACGTTCTCGGGGCCGCGAACGAACTCGGACGCGTCGCGGGCGTCCACGCGGGGGTGGTCGTATGGACGCTCTCGTGA
- a CDS encoding adenosylcobinamide amidohydrolase: MSGSDGGDGADAPVFKSTVREGVCRLARPETRWLSTGHGGGESRGDAAHLVSVPEGWADVDIPAYVRERLDAAGFAPSGPALLTGVPMRHARRARLGPVEAVVTAGVSNPAALPVDSSGASGGGDGPEGSDPANAPADDTRGDRHHAGTVNVVVGTTRSLAPGALPNLVAVAAEAKAATLLARVGVPGTTSDAVVVGCDPDGETAAFSGSATPVGSAARVCVRDAVSAALSARYAEEPPPASVDAAEYGVVSDERARVERVGSAEGSEG; encoded by the coding sequence ATGAGCGGATCCGACGGCGGTGACGGCGCGGACGCCCCCGTCTTCAAGTCGACCGTCCGCGAGGGGGTCTGTCGGCTCGCCCGGCCCGAAACCCGGTGGCTCTCAACCGGCCACGGCGGCGGGGAGTCCCGCGGCGACGCCGCACACCTCGTCTCGGTGCCCGAGGGATGGGCCGACGTCGACATCCCGGCGTACGTCCGGGAGCGGCTCGACGCCGCGGGGTTCGCGCCGTCGGGACCCGCGCTTCTCACCGGAGTCCCGATGCGGCACGCCCGCCGGGCCCGGCTCGGTCCCGTCGAGGCCGTCGTCACGGCCGGTGTGAGCAACCCCGCGGCGCTACCGGTCGACAGCTCGGGTGCGTCCGGCGGCGGTGACGGCCCCGAGGGGAGCGACCCCGCGAACGCACCCGCCGACGACACCCGCGGCGACCGACACCACGCCGGGACCGTCAACGTCGTCGTCGGGACGACGCGGTCGCTGGCGCCGGGTGCGCTCCCGAACCTGGTCGCCGTCGCCGCGGAGGCGAAGGCGGCGACGTTGCTCGCGCGGGTCGGCGTCCCCGGGACCACGTCCGACGCCGTCGTGGTCGGGTGCGATCCCGACGGGGAGACGGCAGCCTTCTCCGGGAGCGCGACGCCGGTTGGCTCGGCCGCGCGGGTCTGCGTCCGGGACGCCGTGTCGGCGGCACTGTCCGCCCGGTACGCCGAGGAACCGCCGCCGGCATCGGTCGACGCCGCCGAGTACGGGGTGGTGAGCGACGAACGGGCGCGGGTGGAGCGGGTCGGGTCCGCGGAGGGGAGTGAGGGGTAG
- a CDS encoding NTP transferase domain-containing protein encodes MDALVMCGGRGTRLRGGDDSSAADGADVEKPLVEVGGASMLSRVVGALRASGVGSVHAAVSPQAPETADRARSLSVPTVETPGDGYVSDLRAALDAVGRPAVTVPADLPLLAPAHVDDAIGRSRRGGEDAPTSLTVCVPAALKRRLGASVDAAFDNDGRTVAPTGLNVVADGDDTVALTYDARLAVNVNRPEDLELAEALCG; translated from the coding sequence ATGGACGCTCTCGTGATGTGCGGCGGGCGCGGGACCCGGCTCCGGGGCGGAGACGACAGCAGCGCGGCCGACGGCGCCGACGTGGAGAAACCGCTCGTCGAGGTCGGCGGCGCGTCGATGCTGTCGCGCGTGGTCGGCGCGCTCCGCGCGAGCGGCGTCGGGAGCGTCCACGCCGCCGTGTCGCCGCAGGCGCCCGAGACGGCCGACCGCGCCCGGAGCCTGTCGGTGCCGACAGTCGAGACGCCCGGCGACGGCTACGTGTCCGACCTCCGCGCCGCGCTCGACGCCGTCGGCCGGCCGGCGGTGACCGTCCCGGCGGACCTGCCGCTGCTGGCTCCGGCCCACGTCGACGACGCGATCGGGAGGTCGCGCCGAGGGGGGGAAGACGCCCCCACGTCGCTCACGGTCTGTGTCCCCGCCGCGCTGAAGCGCCGACTCGGCGCATCGGTCGACGCCGCCTTCGACAACGACGGACGGACGGTCGCGCCGACCGGGTTGAACGTCGTGGCCGACGGCGACGACACCGTGGCGTTGACGTACGACGCCCGCCTTGCGGTCAACGTGAACCGACCCGAGGATCTGGAACTCGCGGAGGCGCTGTGCGGCTGA
- a CDS encoding aminotransferase class I/II-fold pyridoxal phosphate-dependent enzyme translates to MDPDAVDEVTRVPHGGSDDPEVIDFSANTNPVRPGGVADAYEAALADATSYDDDFPAFRAAAADYVDCDPEAVVPTAGGVAALRLAFGVTVSPGDRVALPEPGFGEYAREVGLQGGEPVGLREDELLDVDPAAYDVVAVCTPNNPTGYLPDPAALQSLLADCRTAGTPLVVDEAFLDFTHAPSLAGEPGVIVARSLTKMFGLPGIRAGFAVATGGLGDRLRTARPTWSLSVPAAAVGTHCLRAEAFVERTRDRVEAERARMREALSDAYDVAPSDAPFLLVDVGDGPIRGDESTSAGEPSGGDESTSADAVDAVLARTRDAGVAVRDARTFAGLDSHIRVAVRRPHENDLLLDALLDR, encoded by the coding sequence ATGGACCCTGACGCGGTCGACGAGGTCACGCGCGTCCCGCACGGCGGCAGCGACGACCCCGAGGTGATCGACTTCAGCGCGAACACGAACCCCGTGCGCCCGGGCGGCGTCGCCGACGCCTACGAGGCCGCGCTCGCGGACGCGACCAGCTACGACGACGACTTCCCCGCGTTCCGGGCGGCCGCCGCCGACTACGTCGACTGTGACCCCGAGGCGGTGGTGCCGACCGCCGGCGGGGTCGCGGCGCTTCGCCTGGCGTTCGGGGTGACGGTCTCCCCCGGCGACCGCGTGGCACTGCCGGAGCCGGGGTTCGGGGAGTACGCCCGCGAAGTCGGGCTTCAGGGCGGCGAGCCGGTCGGGCTCCGGGAGGACGAACTCCTCGACGTCGACCCCGCGGCGTACGACGTGGTCGCGGTCTGTACGCCGAACAACCCGACGGGCTACCTCCCGGACCCGGCGGCGCTTCAATCGCTTCTGGCCGACTGCCGCACGGCCGGGACGCCGCTGGTCGTCGACGAGGCGTTCCTCGATTTCACCCACGCGCCGAGCCTGGCCGGCGAGCCGGGTGTGATCGTCGCCCGGTCGCTCACCAAGATGTTCGGCCTGCCCGGAATCCGGGCGGGCTTCGCGGTCGCGACCGGCGGCCTCGGCGACCGGCTCCGGACCGCGCGGCCGACGTGGTCGCTTTCGGTCCCCGCGGCGGCGGTCGGAACCCACTGCCTCCGCGCAGAGGCGTTCGTCGAGCGGACCCGCGACCGTGTCGAAGCGGAACGGGCCAGGATGCGCGAGGCGCTGTCGGACGCGTACGACGTGGCGCCGTCGGACGCGCCGTTCCTCCTCGTCGACGTGGGTGACGGGCCGATCCGGGGCGACGAGTCGACAAGCGCCGGGGAACCATCCGGCGGCGACGAGTCGACAAGCGCCGACGCCGTCGACGCGGTGCTCGCTCGGACCCGGGACGCTGGGGTCGCGGTCCGCGACGCCCGGACGTTTGCGGGACTGGACTCCCACATCCGCGTTGCCGTGCGCCGTCCCCACGAGAACGACCTGCTCTTGGACGCGCTGCTCGATCGATGA
- a CDS encoding nicotinate-nucleotide--dimethylbenzimidazole phosphoribosyltransferase, whose protein sequence is MRLILVAGTTRTAEIEGITAAGASRDLLVHTPSADSEILAYGDTVRAPVTPVSPGGCPTPAVVTRAVRELLGFDAAVVDAGLATPTGAPTVSVGARPGADIREPDPVRTAPGAFAAAREFGRALPDDRIVVGETIPGGTTTAMAVLRALGEDALPATSSSLPENPVDLKERVVAAAFESSEIDPGQAAHTPELAVRFVGDPVLAVAAGLVTGALESGTEVVLGGGTQLLAVAALVRHAGVPAPATLATTPYLAADVPDLAPAADTLDLDLTVADPGFDAPAAGPLSAYADGVAKEGAGMGGALHLAAEAGRLGVVREATRTVLDRVTGDGDRSTGVSDDVPIDDPEADDGP, encoded by the coding sequence GTGCGGCTGATCCTCGTCGCGGGAACGACCCGCACGGCCGAAATCGAGGGCATCACCGCCGCGGGGGCGTCCCGCGACCTGCTGGTCCACACCCCGAGCGCGGACAGCGAGATCCTGGCGTACGGCGACACCGTCCGCGCGCCCGTGACGCCCGTGAGCCCGGGCGGGTGTCCGACGCCGGCCGTGGTGACCCGGGCGGTCCGCGAGCTGCTCGGGTTCGACGCCGCGGTCGTCGACGCCGGGCTCGCGACGCCGACCGGCGCGCCGACGGTGTCGGTGGGCGCACGGCCCGGCGCCGACATCCGCGAACCCGACCCCGTCCGGACCGCGCCGGGGGCGTTCGCGGCGGCGCGGGAGTTCGGCCGGGCGCTCCCGGACGACCGGATCGTGGTCGGCGAGACCATCCCCGGGGGGACGACGACCGCGATGGCGGTCCTCCGGGCGCTCGGCGAGGACGCCCTCCCGGCGACGTCGTCGTCGCTGCCGGAGAACCCGGTCGACCTGAAAGAGCGGGTCGTGGCGGCGGCGTTCGAGTCCTCGGAGATCGACCCCGGGCAGGCCGCCCACACCCCGGAACTCGCCGTCCGGTTCGTGGGCGATCCGGTGTTGGCCGTCGCCGCCGGGCTGGTCACGGGCGCCTTGGAGTCCGGAACCGAGGTGGTGCTCGGCGGCGGCACCCAACTGCTCGCGGTGGCCGCCCTGGTCCGGCACGCCGGCGTGCCGGCGCCCGCGACGCTCGCGACGACGCCGTACCTCGCCGCCGACGTGCCCGACCTCGCTCCCGCCGCCGACACACTGGATCTGGATCTGACGGTCGCGGACCCCGGGTTCGACGCGCCCGCGGCGGGGCCGCTGTCCGCGTACGCCGACGGCGTCGCCAAGGAGGGCGCCGGGATGGGCGGCGCGCTGCATCTCGCCGCGGAGGCGGGTCGGCTCGGGGTGGTCCGCGAGGCGACACGGACGGTGCTCGACCGGGTGACCGGCGACGGGGACCGCAGTACGGGCGTCAGTGACGACGTACCGATCGACGACCCGGAGGCCGACGATGGACCCTGA